In a genomic window of Helianthus annuus cultivar XRQ/B chromosome 10, HanXRQr2.0-SUNRISE, whole genome shotgun sequence:
- the LOC110882217 gene encoding uncharacterized protein LOC110882217, with protein sequence MEIVVDISGCADKDNVKFVSQSFKSEALTWWKAMIQSTGKIPLYNLEWSKFVDLIKETYCPQHEVEKVEKREDENSQKSKKKGKFGFHKKNHQGSDDRPVCKTCNRKHGGQCRQDQQAKPCGIYKKTGHKAIDCKDLKDAICYGCGEKGHIKTNCPKNAKKPGEAKKGNARAFQMNAREAVNDNNVITSTFLINDVYARVLFVSGADKSSVDLKFSKLLNLPIRTLDITYEIELADGTLDTASFILDGCSLSNKNHSIPFSSANEIGGVRYRFGHGLVIA encoded by the exons ATGGAGAtagtggttgatatcagcggttgtgctgataAAGATAATGTGAAGTTTGTATCACAGTCATTCAAGAGTGAGGCCCTTACTTGGTGGAAAGCAATGATACAATCCACGGGAAAGATTCCCCTCTACAACCTGGAATGGTCCAAGTTCGTGGACCTGATAAAGGAGACttactgccctcaacacgagGTGGAAAAGGTGGA AAAGAGGGAGGATGAAAACTCTCAGAAGTCGAAGAAGAAAGGAAAGTTTGGGTTCCATAAAAAGAACCACCAGGGGTCTGATGATAGGCCTGTCTGCAAGACTTGTAATCGAAAACACGGGGGACAGTGTCGACAAGATCAACAGGCCAAACCCTGTGGCATCTACAAGAAGACGGGTCACAAGGCTATAGATTGTAAGGATCTTAAGGACGCCATCTGTTATGGTTGTGGTGAGAAGGGCCACATTAAGACCAATTGCCCTAAGAATGCCAAGAAGCCTGGAGAGGCTAAGAAAGGAAATGCACGGGCATTCCAAATGAACGCCAGAGAGGCCGTGAATGACAATAATGTCATAACGAGTACGTTCTTGATCAATGATGTCTATGCTAGAGTTCTATTTGTTTCAGGTGCAGATAAATCATCTGTAGATCTTAAGTTTAGTAAACTTTTAAACTTGCCCATAAGAACTCTAGATATTACGTATGAGATAGAACTTGCTGACGGAACTTTAGATACCGCATCTTTCATTCTTGATGGATGTTCTCTATCCAATAAGAATCATTCTATTCCTTTCTCTTCTGCCAATGAAATTGGCGGGGTTCGATATCGttttgggcatggattggttattgCATAA